From a single Pseudomonas cremoricolorata genomic region:
- the minD gene encoding septum site-determining protein MinD, protein MSKIIVVTSGKGGVGKTTTSAAIGTGLAMRGYRTVIVDFDVGLRNLDLIMGCERRVVYDFVNVVNNEANLQQALIKDKRLENLFILAASQTRDKDALTQEGVERVLNELKETFDYVICDSPAGIEKGAHLAMYFADEAIVVTNPEVSSVRDSDRMLGLLSSKSRRSENGEDPIKEHLLITRYHPERVEKGEMLSVADVEEILSIKLKGVIPESQAVLKASNSGNPVILDDQSDAGQAYSDTVDRLLGKEKPLRFIEAQKQGFFARLFGGK, encoded by the coding sequence TTGTCCAAAATTATCGTGGTGACTTCGGGCAAAGGGGGTGTGGGCAAGACCACCACCAGCGCCGCCATCGGTACCGGCCTCGCGATGCGTGGATACAGGACCGTCATCGTCGACTTCGACGTCGGCCTGCGTAACCTCGACCTGATCATGGGCTGCGAGCGCCGCGTGGTGTACGACTTCGTCAACGTGGTCAACAATGAAGCCAACCTGCAACAGGCACTGATCAAGGACAAACGCCTTGAGAACCTGTTCATCCTCGCCGCGAGTCAGACCCGCGACAAGGATGCCCTGACCCAGGAAGGCGTCGAGCGCGTGCTCAACGAGTTGAAGGAAACCTTCGACTACGTGATCTGCGACTCCCCTGCCGGCATCGAAAAGGGCGCCCACCTGGCGATGTACTTCGCTGACGAAGCCATCGTGGTGACCAACCCTGAAGTCTCTTCGGTACGCGACTCCGACCGCATGCTGGGCCTGCTTTCAAGCAAGTCGCGGCGCTCGGAAAACGGCGAAGACCCGATCAAGGAACACCTGCTGATCACCCGCTACCATCCCGAGCGCGTGGAAAAGGGCGAAATGCTCAGTGTGGCCGACGTCGAGGAAATCCTCTCGATCAAGCTCAAGGGCGTGATTCCCGAATCCCAGGCCGTGCTCAAGGCTTCCAACAGCGGCAATCCGGTCATCCTCGACGACCAGAGCGATGCCGGCCAGGCCTACAGCGATACCGTCGACCGTCTGCTGGGCAAAGAAAAGCCTCTGCGGTTCATCGAAGCGCAGAAGCAAGGATTCTTCGCGCGTCTGTTCGGAGGCAAATAA
- the minC gene encoding septum site-determining protein MinC has product MQTMSPNQPPDTSSVFQLKGSMLAITVLELARNDLDALDRQLAAKVALAPNFFSNTPLVLALDKLPANAGVLDLPALMRICRHHGLRTLALRASRIEDIAAAIAIDLPVLPPSGARERPIEPEPEVKKPEPAPLPPAEPEIRPTRIITAPVRGGQQIYAQGGDLVVTTSVSPGAELLADGNIHVYGAMRGRALAGIKGNTRARIFCQQMTAEMVSIAGQYKVSEDLRRDPLWGAGVQVSLSGDVLNITRL; this is encoded by the coding sequence ATGCAGACCATGAGCCCGAACCAGCCCCCCGACACCTCCAGCGTATTCCAGCTAAAAGGCAGCATGCTTGCCATTACCGTGCTGGAACTGGCGCGCAATGACCTGGATGCACTTGACCGGCAATTGGCGGCAAAGGTAGCCCTGGCGCCAAACTTCTTCAGTAATACACCACTGGTATTGGCCCTGGACAAGTTACCGGCCAATGCTGGCGTGCTGGATTTACCAGCCCTGATGCGCATTTGCCGCCATCACGGCCTGCGCACGCTGGCCCTGCGCGCCAGCCGCATCGAAGACATCGCCGCCGCCATCGCCATCGACCTGCCGGTACTGCCGCCTTCGGGCGCCCGCGAGCGGCCCATCGAGCCTGAGCCGGAAGTGAAAAAGCCAGAGCCGGCACCGTTGCCGCCCGCTGAACCTGAAATCCGCCCAACCCGGATCATCACCGCCCCGGTGCGCGGCGGCCAGCAGATCTACGCCCAGGGCGGCGACCTGGTGGTGACCACCTCGGTCAGCCCGGGCGCCGAACTGCTCGCCGACGGCAACATTCATGTGTACGGCGCCATGCGCGGCCGTGCCCTGGCCGGCATCAAGGGCAATACCCGTGCGCGTATCTTCTGCCAGCAAATGACCGCCGAAATGGTTTCCATCGCCGGGCAATACAAAGTCAGCGAAGACTTGCGCCGCGATCCATTGTGGGGGGCCGGGGTGCAAGTCAGCTTGTCCGGAGATGTGTTGAACATCACTCGACTTTGA
- a CDS encoding lipid A biosynthesis lauroyl acyltransferase — MERPRFRKAFLHPRFWALWLGLGVLWLVVQLPYRVLLSLGRVLGAIMYRLAGERRRVAERNLELCFAQLSIDERQRLLKENFASTGIAFFEMAMSWWWPRARLARLAHIEGLEHLQAAQRDGQGAILMAVHFTTLEIGAALLGQAHTIDGMYREHNNAVFDFIQRRGRERHNLDALAVEREDVRGMLKLLRAGRAIWYAPDQDYGAKQSLFVPLFGIPAATVTATTKFARLGKARVIPFTQRRLADGSGYRLVVHPPLEGFPGESEEADCLRINQWVEGVSSECPEQYLWAHRRFKSRPEGAAPLYDKRRR, encoded by the coding sequence ATGGAACGCCCGCGTTTTCGTAAAGCCTTTCTTCATCCGCGTTTCTGGGCCCTGTGGCTGGGGTTGGGCGTGCTATGGCTGGTCGTGCAGTTGCCCTACCGCGTATTGCTGAGCCTGGGGCGCGTACTGGGCGCCATCATGTATCGCCTCGCCGGTGAGCGCCGGCGCGTGGCCGAGCGCAACTTGGAGCTGTGCTTCGCGCAGTTGTCCATCGACGAACGGCAGCGTCTGCTCAAGGAAAATTTTGCCTCGACAGGCATCGCGTTCTTCGAAATGGCCATGAGCTGGTGGTGGCCAAGGGCGCGCCTGGCACGCCTGGCGCACATCGAGGGTCTGGAACACCTGCAGGCCGCCCAGCGCGACGGCCAGGGCGCGATTCTCATGGCGGTGCACTTCACCACCCTGGAGATTGGTGCAGCGTTGCTCGGTCAGGCGCACACCATCGACGGCATGTACCGCGAGCACAACAATGCCGTGTTCGACTTCATCCAGCGTCGCGGCCGTGAACGGCACAACCTCGATGCCCTGGCGGTGGAGCGCGAAGATGTGCGTGGCATGCTCAAATTGCTGCGCGCAGGTCGTGCGATCTGGTACGCGCCCGACCAGGACTACGGCGCCAAGCAAAGCCTGTTCGTGCCGCTGTTCGGCATTCCTGCCGCCACCGTCACGGCCACCACCAAGTTCGCCCGCCTGGGCAAGGCCCGGGTCATTCCCTTCACCCAGCGTCGCCTGGCCGATGGCAGCGGTTATCGACTGGTGGTGCATCCGCCGCTCGAGGGGTTCCCGGGTGAAAGCGAAGAGGCCGACTGCCTGCGCATCAACCAGTGGGTGGAAGGGGTGTCGAGCGAGTGTCCGGAGCAGTACCTGTGGGCGCATCGGCGCTTCAAGTCACGTCCCGAAGGTGCCGCGCCGTTGTACGACAAGCGCCGGCGTTGA
- a CDS encoding MlaA family lipoprotein → MANRLLIITALLLAGTVQAAEVAPRTSVVEADVFDAPEPQPVAGPDGFLNPLRELKFNPGLDQREFERSTLTALNVYDPWESINRRIYHFNYRLDQWVLLPAVDGYRYVTPRFIRSGVTHFFENLGDVSNLFNSVLQLKGERAGQITARLLFNTIIGVGGLWDPASKMGLARQSEDFGQTLGFYGVPEGPYIMLPLFGPSNLRDTTGRVVDYVGEQSVNYLNVADASSRHPEIFALRALDKRYTTNFRYGQLNSPFEYEKVRYVYTQSRKLQIAE, encoded by the coding sequence GTGGCTAATCGACTGCTGATCATCACTGCCCTGCTGCTGGCCGGCACCGTCCAGGCAGCGGAAGTCGCACCCCGTACCAGCGTGGTCGAAGCCGACGTATTCGACGCGCCCGAGCCGCAGCCTGTCGCCGGCCCGGATGGCTTTCTCAACCCATTGCGCGAGCTGAAGTTCAACCCAGGTCTGGACCAGCGCGAGTTCGAGCGCTCGACCCTGACGGCGCTCAACGTCTACGACCCCTGGGAGTCGATCAACCGGCGCATTTACCATTTCAACTACCGCCTCGACCAATGGGTGCTGCTGCCTGCGGTCGATGGCTACCGCTACGTCACCCCGCGCTTCATTCGCAGCGGCGTGACGCACTTCTTCGAAAACCTCGGGGATGTGTCGAACCTGTTCAACAGCGTGCTGCAACTCAAGGGCGAACGCGCCGGGCAGATCACCGCACGCCTGCTGTTCAACACCATCATCGGGGTCGGCGGCCTGTGGGACCCGGCGAGCAAGATGGGCCTGGCCCGGCAGAGCGAAGACTTCGGCCAGACCCTTGGCTTCTATGGCGTGCCGGAAGGTCCGTACATCATGTTGCCGCTGTTCGGTCCGTCGAACCTGCGCGATACCACCGGACGCGTGGTGGACTACGTTGGCGAGCAGTCGGTCAACTACCTCAACGTTGCCGACGCCAGCAGCCGTCACCCGGAGATCTTCGCCTTGCGCGCGCTGGACAAGCGTTACACCACCAACTTCCGCTACGGCCAGCTGAACTCGCCGTTCGAGTACGAGAAGGTGCGTTACGTGTATACCCAGTCGCGCAAGCTGCAGATCGCCGAGTAA
- a CDS encoding serine/threonine protein kinase, which yields MLRSLRLAAVLCGSLLAAAASARDIDAASYGFPLTNPFEATIATTPPEQRPTLPSDDDINQKDYSLTMRPERAFTLPDNFWPVKKLTYRLARQDHAAPLIFIIAGTGAPYSSSINEYLKKLYYQAGYHVVQLSSPTSWDFMSAASRFATPGVSQEDAEDLYRVMQAVRAQHARLPVSDFYLTGYSLGALDAAFVSKLDETRRSFNFKKVLLLNPPVNLYTSVNNLDKLVQTRVKGIDRSTTFYELMLEKLTRYFQDKGYVDLNEALIYDFQKSRQHLTNEQMAMLIGTSFRFSAADIAFTSDLINRRGLIIPPKYPITEGSSLTPFFKRALQCDFECYLNEQVLPMWRARTDGNSLLQLVDQVSLYALKDYLHTSPKIAVMHNADDVILGPGDLGFLRQVFGERLTLYPHGGHCGNLNYRVNANDMLEFFRG from the coding sequence ATGCTTCGATCATTGCGCCTTGCCGCCGTGCTGTGCGGTTCGCTTCTGGCTGCGGCCGCCTCGGCGCGGGATATCGACGCGGCCAGCTACGGCTTTCCGCTGACCAACCCGTTCGAGGCGACCATCGCCACCACACCTCCTGAACAACGTCCGACGCTGCCCAGCGACGATGACATCAATCAAAAAGACTACAGCCTGACGATGCGCCCCGAGCGTGCCTTCACCCTGCCGGACAACTTCTGGCCGGTGAAGAAGCTCACCTACCGCTTGGCCCGTCAGGACCACGCCGCGCCGTTGATCTTCATCATCGCCGGCACCGGCGCGCCGTATTCCTCGAGCATCAACGAATACCTGAAAAAGCTCTATTACCAGGCCGGCTACCATGTGGTGCAGCTGTCTTCGCCCACCAGCTGGGACTTCATGAGCGCCGCCTCGCGCTTCGCCACACCGGGCGTCAGCCAGGAAGACGCCGAAGACCTGTACCGCGTCATGCAGGCCGTGCGCGCCCAGCACGCGCGCCTGCCGGTCAGCGATTTCTACCTCACCGGCTATAGCCTGGGCGCGCTGGACGCAGCGTTCGTCAGCAAACTCGACGAGACCCGGCGTAGCTTCAACTTCAAGAAAGTGCTGCTGCTCAACCCACCGGTGAACCTCTACACCTCGGTGAACAACCTCGACAAACTGGTGCAGACCCGCGTCAAGGGCATCGACCGCAGCACCACCTTCTATGAGCTGATGCTGGAAAAGCTCACCCGCTACTTCCAGGACAAAGGCTACGTCGACCTCAACGAAGCCTTGATCTACGACTTCCAGAAGTCGCGTCAGCACCTGACCAACGAGCAGATGGCGATGCTCATCGGCACCTCGTTCCGCTTCTCGGCCGCCGATATTGCCTTTACGTCCGACTTGATCAACCGCCGCGGCCTGATCATTCCACCCAAGTACCCGATCACCGAAGGCAGCAGCCTCACGCCGTTCTTCAAGCGTGCATTGCAGTGTGATTTCGAGTGCTACCTGAACGAGCAGGTGCTGCCCATGTGGCGTGCGCGAACCGATGGCAACAGCCTGCTGCAACTGGTCGATCAGGTCAGCCTGTACGCGCTGAAAGATTATCTGCACACCTCGCCGAAGATTGCCGTGATGCACAACGCCGATGACGTCATCCTCGGCCCAGGCGACCTGGGCTTCCTGCGCCAGGTGTTTGGTGAGCGCCTGACCCTCTACCCACACGGCGGCCATTGCGGCAACCTCAACTACCGTGTCAATGCCAACGACATGCTGGAGTTCTTCCGTGGCTAA
- a CDS encoding glycosyl hydrolase family 17 protein, whose protein sequence is MPRSTRLLLPLYAFAIIVALLGLWGLWYALGQPVRLADAASPTHKLQCASYTPFDKDQSPFDQPFQLRPARMDADLALLAERFQCIRTYSMTGLEAIPALARKHGLKVMLGAWVNANPQDTAREIDLLIASANANSDVVSAVIVGNEALLRKEITGRALAAAITRVKAAVTVPVTYADVWEFWLQHPEVAPAVDFLTIHLLPYWEDQPRDIDAALAHVAKVHQRFVKRFAPKPILIGETGWPSEGRQRETAVPSRVNEARFIRGFVTQAEAHGWNYNLIEAFDQPWKRASEGAVGGYWGLYDADRQDKGVLEGPVSNLPLWTHWALSSSALMLLTLLLGGRPRTVLAALGLPLLVAFGAGCLGLWGELLRTDARFAGEWLWGLALALLNLACLSYTALALSQRAAWRQRLWLLIQHQGRWLVLAAGFAAAVSMLGLVFDARYRSFPSAALALPALVLWLRPLPAPRGEVALLAWIVGLGIVPQLYQEGLQSQQALIWALVSGLMTLALVRCLHLTGRQRGKTV, encoded by the coding sequence ATGCCCCGCTCCACCCGCCTGCTCCTGCCACTGTACGCATTCGCCATTATCGTCGCCCTGCTCGGGCTGTGGGGCTTGTGGTACGCACTGGGTCAGCCTGTGCGCCTGGCCGACGCCGCCAGCCCCACTCACAAGCTGCAATGCGCCTCGTACACGCCCTTCGACAAGGACCAGTCGCCGTTCGACCAGCCTTTCCAACTGCGCCCGGCACGCATGGATGCCGACCTGGCCCTGCTGGCCGAGCGATTTCAGTGCATCCGTACCTATTCGATGACCGGTCTTGAAGCCATTCCAGCACTGGCGCGCAAACATGGCCTGAAAGTCATGCTCGGCGCCTGGGTCAACGCCAATCCCCAGGACACCGCACGGGAAATCGACCTGCTGATCGCCTCGGCCAACGCCAACAGCGATGTGGTCAGCGCGGTGATCGTGGGCAACGAGGCGCTGCTGCGCAAGGAAATCACCGGCCGCGCGCTGGCTGCGGCGATCACTCGGGTCAAGGCGGCGGTGACGGTGCCGGTGACCTACGCCGATGTCTGGGAGTTCTGGCTGCAGCATCCGGAAGTCGCACCGGCCGTGGACTTTCTGACCATTCACCTGTTGCCTTACTGGGAAGATCAGCCGCGCGACATCGACGCCGCGCTGGCGCATGTGGCCAAGGTACATCAACGCTTCGTCAAACGCTTCGCGCCCAAGCCGATCCTGATCGGCGAGACTGGCTGGCCCAGTGAAGGTCGCCAGCGCGAGACTGCCGTGCCAAGCCGAGTCAACGAAGCGCGGTTCATCCGCGGCTTCGTCACCCAGGCCGAGGCACACGGCTGGAACTACAACCTCATAGAAGCCTTCGACCAACCGTGGAAGCGCGCCAGCGAGGGCGCGGTGGGCGGTTACTGGGGCCTGTACGATGCCGACCGCCAGGACAAGGGTGTGCTCGAAGGGCCGGTCAGCAACCTGCCGCTGTGGACGCACTGGGCGCTGTCGAGCAGCGCGCTGATGCTGCTGACCCTGCTGCTGGGCGGACGCCCCCGCACGGTGCTGGCCGCCCTGGGCCTGCCACTGCTGGTGGCGTTCGGGGCCGGCTGCCTGGGGCTGTGGGGTGAACTGCTGCGCACCGATGCGCGCTTCGCCGGCGAGTGGCTGTGGGGACTGGCATTGGCGCTGCTGAACCTGGCGTGCCTGAGCTACACCGCCCTGGCGTTAAGCCAGCGTGCGGCATGGCGGCAACGGCTGTGGCTGCTGATCCAGCACCAGGGTCGCTGGCTGGTGCTGGCGGCCGGCTTCGCAGCGGCGGTGAGCATGCTCGGGCTGGTTTTCGATGCCCGCTACCGCAGTTTCCCCAGTGCCGCACTGGCCCTGCCGGCGCTGGTGTTGTGGCTACGTCCGCTGCCTGCGCCGCGCGGCGAAGTGGCGTTGCTGGCGTGGATAGTGGGTCTGGGGATCGTGCCGCAGTTGTATCAGGAAGGCTTGCAAAGCCAGCAGGCGTTGATCTGGGCTCTGGTCAGCGGGTTGATGACCCTGGCTCTGGTGCGTTGCCTGCACCTCACGGGCAGACAGCGCGGCAAAACCGTTTAA
- a CDS encoding glycine betaine ABC transporter substrate-binding protein, with protein sequence MKMRRLLGVGTALVLAMSTAQAMAKEVSIGYVDGWSDSVATSNVAAEVIKQKLGYDVKLQAVAAGIMWQGVATGKLDATLSAWLPVTHGEYWTKNKDKVVDYGPNFKDAKIGLIVPDYVKANSIADLKTDSSFKQKIVGIDAGAGVMIKAEQAIKDYDLTGYKLVASSGAAMTTELGKAYDKKESIAVTGWVPHWMFAKWQLKFLEDPKKVFGEAETVNNIGSKQLATKAPEVAEFLKKFSWQSKDEIGEVMLAIQNGAKPDAAAKDWVAKHPERVKEWTGK encoded by the coding sequence ATGAAAATGCGACGTTTACTGGGTGTGGGAACGGCCCTGGTACTGGCCATGAGCACTGCGCAAGCAATGGCCAAGGAAGTAAGCATTGGCTACGTGGATGGTTGGTCCGACAGTGTCGCGACCTCCAACGTGGCCGCCGAAGTGATCAAGCAAAAGCTGGGCTATGACGTCAAACTCCAGGCTGTCGCCGCGGGCATCATGTGGCAGGGCGTGGCGACCGGCAAACTCGATGCGACGCTGTCGGCGTGGCTGCCCGTCACCCACGGCGAGTACTGGACCAAGAACAAGGACAAGGTGGTCGACTACGGCCCGAACTTCAAGGACGCCAAGATCGGTCTGATCGTGCCGGACTACGTCAAGGCCAACAGCATCGCCGACCTCAAGACCGACAGCAGCTTCAAGCAGAAGATCGTCGGCATCGACGCCGGTGCCGGGGTGATGATCAAGGCCGAACAGGCCATCAAGGACTACGACCTGACCGGCTATAAACTGGTCGCCAGTTCCGGTGCGGCGATGACCACCGAACTGGGCAAGGCCTACGACAAGAAAGAATCCATCGCCGTGACCGGCTGGGTGCCGCACTGGATGTTCGCCAAGTGGCAACTGAAATTCCTCGAAGATCCGAAGAAAGTCTTCGGTGAAGCCGAAACTGTCAACAACATCGGCAGCAAGCAATTGGCGACCAAAGCGCCGGAAGTGGCCGAGTTCCTGAAGAAGTTCTCCTGGCAGTCCAAGGATGAGATCGGCGAAGTGATGCTGGCCATCCAGAATGGCGCCAAGCCTGATGCCGCGGCCAAAGACTGGGTGGCCAAGCACCCAGAGCGCGTCAAGGAGTGGACTGGCAAGTAA
- a CDS encoding biliverdin-producing heme oxygenase translates to MSAPAPCLAEPSRCKRLKAASSRDHDSVDVQVMAARPFADLQRYACFLQVQHRFHGSLLGLYHDAELNRLLPGLADLSRFAAVRKDFNDLGLALPETPAAVQASAAHALGWLYCSEGSNLGAAFLFKHSQHLGLDASHGARHLAAHPEGRALHWRAFVEQIDALRLTEQEELQAQQGAIAAFDSYRAHLHAVFDARR, encoded by the coding sequence ATGAGTGCACCCGCCCCTTGCCTGGCCGAGCCGAGCCGCTGCAAACGCCTCAAGGCGGCCAGCAGCCGCGACCACGACAGCGTTGATGTGCAGGTCATGGCGGCTCGGCCCTTTGCCGATCTGCAACGCTATGCCTGTTTCCTACAGGTACAACACCGTTTTCATGGCAGTTTGCTCGGCCTCTACCACGACGCCGAACTCAATCGGCTGTTGCCCGGGCTCGCCGATCTGTCGCGTTTCGCTGCGGTGCGCAAAGATTTCAACGACCTGGGTCTGGCGTTGCCGGAGACACCGGCAGCCGTGCAGGCAAGTGCGGCCCACGCGCTGGGCTGGCTGTATTGCAGTGAGGGATCGAATCTGGGCGCAGCGTTTCTGTTCAAGCACAGTCAGCACCTGGGGCTGGATGCTTCACACGGTGCTCGGCACCTGGCGGCGCACCCCGAGGGACGGGCGCTGCACTGGCGTGCGTTCGTTGAACAGATCGATGCTTTGCGACTGACCGAGCAGGAGGAGTTACAGGCTCAGCAGGGTGCGATCGCAGCGTTCGACAGTTACCGCGCGCACCTGCACGCGGTGTTCGACGCCCGTCGCTGA
- a CDS encoding YdgA family protein, giving the protein MKKSVGILCGLAVAIAAITTAGAWFTGKQIPGELEHAVTRANAEFKNAVAGTGGSMTMELVSLEQHWFTSDARYRIVIKDVQIGQGEPLNFELGATDHIEHGPFPWTRVKSLKLLPVMAVSNSELVKSDQLAPLFEAAGGKMPVSATGTLGYGGSIDTETHVAPLKFTQDNGGLFDFAGMTLNVDGDRDGNAMKIHGNFDRLEVKIVGDRPPATFVLEGFKVGGDLSKTDYEKIYVGKLDLFLDQLQATLGPKQDVLVAKGIEQNNLYNLEGKDRLGGRLEYKVSDITYANRAVGSGQMVMTFRSLDIPSTLALSEWYQGKMPQIQAAAADGQAMPQIQMTDAERAQVHGDLQKLLAAKPTASIEDLSFKTARGTSRFKLDVDFANPASFDLPADQLTRQIIAKLSGKLSLSKPMVGDLATLQALLGGETDAQAIAQQSNQAGEMLGMMAVQSGLATVQGDDVVSSLDYAAGQVDFNGKQMTVEEFLMMLQALVPQR; this is encoded by the coding sequence ATGAAGAAATCAGTAGGTATTCTCTGCGGTCTGGCCGTCGCCATCGCCGCCATCACCACCGCTGGTGCCTGGTTCACCGGCAAGCAGATTCCGGGCGAGCTGGAGCACGCGGTCACCCGTGCCAACGCCGAGTTCAAGAACGCTGTTGCCGGCACGGGTGGCAGCATGACGATGGAGCTGGTGTCGCTCGAGCAGCACTGGTTCACCAGTGATGCGCGCTACCGCATCGTCATCAAGGATGTGCAGATCGGTCAGGGTGAGCCGCTCAACTTTGAACTGGGTGCGACCGATCACATCGAGCACGGGCCGTTCCCCTGGACTCGGGTCAAGTCGCTCAAGCTGCTGCCGGTCATGGCGGTCAGCAACAGCGAGCTGGTCAAGTCCGATCAGCTCGCGCCGCTGTTCGAGGCAGCGGGCGGCAAGATGCCCGTCAGCGCTACCGGCACGCTGGGTTACGGTGGCAGCATCGACACCGAAACGCATGTCGCCCCGCTGAAGTTCACCCAGGACAATGGCGGCCTGTTCGACTTTGCCGGCATGACCCTGAACGTCGATGGCGACCGCGATGGCAACGCCATGAAGATTCACGGCAACTTCGACCGGCTGGAAGTGAAGATCGTCGGTGATCGTCCACCGGCCACCTTCGTGCTCGAAGGTTTCAAGGTCGGTGGCGACCTGAGCAAGACCGACTACGAGAAGATCTACGTCGGCAAGCTCGACCTGTTCCTCGATCAACTGCAGGCGACCCTTGGGCCCAAGCAGGACGTGCTGGTCGCCAAGGGTATCGAGCAGAACAACCTGTACAACCTCGAAGGCAAGGACCGTCTGGGCGGGCGCCTGGAATACAAGGTGTCCGACATCACCTACGCCAACCGTGCCGTCGGTAGCGGGCAGATGGTCATGACCTTCCGCTCGCTCGACATTCCGTCGACCCTGGCGCTGAGCGAGTGGTACCAGGGTAAGATGCCGCAGATCCAGGCGGCAGCCGCCGACGGCCAGGCAATGCCCCAGATTCAGATGACCGATGCCGAGCGCGCCCAGGTGCACGGTGATCTGCAGAAACTGCTGGCGGCAAAGCCGACGGCATCCATCGAAGACCTGTCGTTCAAGACCGCGCGTGGCACCAGTCGCTTCAAACTCGATGTCGATTTCGCCAATCCGGCGTCCTTCGACCTGCCGGCTGACCAACTGACCCGGCAGATCATCGCCAAGCTCAGTGGCAAGCTGTCGCTGTCCAAGCCCATGGTCGGTGACCTGGCCACCTTGCAGGCGCTGCTCGGCGGCGAGACCGACGCCCAGGCGATCGCCCAGCAGTCCAACCAGGCGGGTGAAATGCTCGGCATGATGGCGGTGCAGAGCGGGCTGGCCACGGTGCAGGGCGATGACGTGGTCTCGAGCCTGGACTACGCCGCCGGCCAGGTCGACTTCAACGGCAAGCAGATGACCGTCGAAGAGTTCCTGATGATGCTCCAGGCGCTGGTTCCACAGCGCTGA
- the nadA gene encoding quinolinate synthase NadA has translation MTQISERLLVQAHLDAKQPQPLTAEQEADYRAAIAAELKAQNAVLVAHFYCDPVIQALAEETGGCVSDSLEMARFGKQHEADTVVVAGVRFMGETAKILTPHKRILMPTLEATCSLDLGCPVEAFSAFCDQHPERTVVVYANTSAAVKARADWVVTSSCALEIVESLMDNGETFIWGPDQHLGRYIQKQTGADMLLWDGACIVHEEFKSRQLADMKALYPDAAVLVHPESPESVIELADAVGSTSQLIKAAQTLPSSTFIVATDRGIFYKMQQLCPDKTFIEAPTAGNGAACRSCAHCPWMAMNTLERTLDCLRTGSNEISVDPALIPRAVKPLQRMLDFTQAARLKLSGNA, from the coding sequence ATGACCCAGATTTCCGAACGTCTCCTGGTTCAAGCCCACCTTGATGCCAAGCAGCCCCAGCCCTTGACGGCCGAGCAGGAGGCTGACTACCGCGCAGCCATCGCCGCCGAACTCAAGGCGCAGAATGCCGTGCTGGTTGCCCACTTCTATTGCGACCCGGTGATCCAGGCCCTGGCCGAGGAAACCGGTGGCTGCGTTTCCGACTCGTTGGAGATGGCCCGTTTCGGCAAGCAGCACGAAGCCGACACGGTGGTGGTGGCCGGTGTCCGCTTCATGGGCGAAACGGCGAAGATTCTCACCCCGCACAAACGCATCCTCATGCCGACCCTGGAAGCGACCTGCTCGCTCGATCTGGGCTGTCCGGTAGAGGCGTTCTCGGCCTTCTGCGACCAGCATCCCGAGCGCACCGTGGTGGTCTATGCCAACACCTCGGCGGCGGTGAAGGCGCGGGCCGACTGGGTGGTGACTTCCAGCTGCGCGCTGGAGATCGTCGAAAGCCTGATGGACAACGGCGAGACCTTCATCTGGGGCCCTGACCAGCACCTGGGTCGCTACATCCAGAAGCAGACCGGCGCCGACATGCTGCTGTGGGACGGTGCCTGCATCGTTCACGAAGAGTTCAAGTCACGCCAGTTGGCCGACATGAAGGCGCTTTACCCGGACGCGGCGGTGCTGGTGCATCCCGAATCGCCGGAGTCGGTCATCGAGCTGGCCGATGCCGTTGGCTCTACCAGCCAGCTGATCAAAGCGGCGCAGACCCTGCCCAGCAGCACCTTCATCGTCGCCACCGACCGCGGCATTTTCTACAAGATGCAGCAGTTGTGCCCGGACAAGACCTTCATCGAAGCGCCAACGGCCGGTAACGGCGCCGCGTGCCGCAGCTGCGCGCATTGCCCGTGGATGGCGATGAACACCCTCGAGCGCACCCTCGATTGCCTGCGCACCGGCAGCAACGAGATCAGCGTCGACCCGGCGCTGATTCCGCGAGCGGTCAAACCGTTGCAGCGGATGCTGGACTTCACCCAGGCAGCGCGGTTGAAACTCTCGGGCAATGCCTGA